In a genomic window of Candidatus Babeliales bacterium:
- a CDS encoding ABC transporter substrate-binding protein, translated as MNIRKMTVVITGTLALCALVIALKSMRHKTKHHFTIGIIQTASHPALDAVREGFKQQALKTLGDVAFVEQNAQGSTSTAHLIAQSFNQNNAINLVLAIATPAAQAMAAINTQLPVIFAAVTDPHAAGLCGTEQKNICGVTDSIDVAQQCALVHQLAPGAQKVALIFNKGEINATSMVAKMEHELAKLGLTPIMCCVTNESEIPAATASACSKADVLLAPIDNTVASTIDFIAQMARTKKIPLFVSDNLLVKRGALAARGVDYHTSGITAGDLAHKILVEHQKPSQTSAITPACKTIFINKNTAQACAITIPQELSNNAQIIEVCDE; from the coding sequence ATGAATATTCGCAAAATGACCGTTGTAATTACTGGAACGCTGGCGCTGTGCGCTCTCGTAATTGCGCTCAAAAGCATGCGGCACAAAACCAAACATCACTTTACCATTGGCATTATACAAACTGCCTCGCATCCAGCCCTTGATGCTGTTCGCGAAGGCTTTAAACAACAAGCGCTCAAGACTCTTGGCGATGTAGCATTTGTTGAACAAAATGCGCAAGGCTCCACCAGTACCGCACATTTGATTGCGCAAAGTTTTAACCAGAACAACGCGATTAATTTGGTGCTGGCAATTGCAACGCCGGCTGCACAAGCAATGGCTGCCATCAACACACAACTGCCAGTGATCTTTGCCGCAGTAACAGACCCGCACGCAGCAGGACTGTGTGGTACTGAGCAGAAAAATATCTGCGGCGTGACCGACAGCATTGACGTTGCACAACAATGTGCACTCGTGCATCAACTAGCACCGGGGGCACAAAAAGTGGCACTCATTTTTAACAAGGGCGAGATTAATGCCACCAGCATGGTTGCAAAAATGGAACACGAATTAGCCAAGCTGGGGCTTACGCCAATCATGTGCTGCGTTACCAACGAATCAGAAATTCCTGCCGCCACGGCCTCGGCATGCAGCAAAGCAGACGTTCTGCTTGCGCCAATCGACAACACGGTTGCAAGCACTATCGACTTTATTGCGCAAATGGCACGAACCAAAAAAATCCCCTTGTTTGTCAGCGACAACTTGCTCGTAAAACGAGGAGCACTTGCTGCGCGCGGCGTTGACTACCACACCAGCGGTATAACGGCAGGCGACCTTGCACACAAAATTTTGGTTGAGCATCAAAAGCCATCACAAACCTCTGCCATTACACCAGCGTGTAAGACAATTTTTATTAACAAAAATACTGCTCAAGCGTGCGCCATAACAATCCCACAAGAGCTGAGCAACAATGCCCAAATTATCGAGGTGTGCGATGAATGA